A region of the Acidobacteriota bacterium genome:
GTCACGGTCGGTGATCGAGAAATATCCCTGCTGCGCATTCCTGATACTGCCGACCCGGCTGCCCGAATCCTCGGCGAACTGCTGCGCGGCCCGACGCGCGTCCTTTGTCGCCTCCTGGATCATTTCCGGTTTGATCTCGTCCAGGGACGTGTAGAGATACTCGGTATTGTTCTCATAGCTTCGGATCAGGGCCACCCCCTGTTTCACCAGCTCACCCGTCCGCTCCATTGCCGAGCGCACCTCGTCGATCCGCGGCGTCCTCACGATCACCGCCGATTCCGCCACGTAGCGCTCCATCGGGCCCTGACGCATCATGCCCTGCGCCTCCCGATCGGTGACCCGCGCAGCCGAAACGCTGATCTCCTCCTCTTCGAAGTCCTCGGCCAGGAAGGCGCGGATCTTGGCCGCGCCATCGTCGGTCCGCCGTTGCAGGGTGCCGAGGTCATCGGCGGTCACGGTGAACGTGATCGGCCAGATGACGAGATTTGCGGCGACCTCGCGCTCGGCAAGCCCCTTGACGGTGACGTACCGGTCGGCCGAGCGTGCCGTCAGCAGACCGTTGCCAATGAAGTAGCCACCCAAGGCCAGACCGACAGCGATCAGGAGTCCAGCAATCACGAGGTTTCGTTCGCCCATCAGGTCCTCCGTGAGTTCACTCTCTATCGATAACCCGGCCGTGGCCCAACTCATTCTCGATATTCACGGACTGCCGAATCCTCGACTAGAATGAGCACCTGAAATTCGCACCAGGCCTGCATCGTTGACGACGGATAGGAGACACCAAATGCAAAATGCGTCGAAGTCCATTCTGCTCGTTCTCTGCCTTGCAGTCGGTTGCGGAACCGGCGATGTTCCCAAAGCCCCGCCCGCAGCTCCCGTCGACCTCGATCCCGCTGATCCGACGATATTGAAGCGGCCCTTCACCGCTGAAGAGATCCGCGATGAGTGGATTCCGGGCCTTCGCATTTTGATGCGGCGAACCACACCGGAGGGGACCCAGCTCGAACGGTGGACGGTGATGGCGGCCGATAACGAGGGGGCGGAGATCGAGTACGCGATGATCGCGGACGACGCCTCGGTGGATGGGGAGCCGCAGGTGAAACGGTCGACCTGGGTTGAGCTGCGCGACCACGCGAGCTTTCCCGCTGCGCGTTCCTCGCGCGACTGGGTCAGCCGCTCAACGCCGCTGGGTGATTTTGGAGGCTGGCTCTACCGGGTCGAGGACCCCGAGGCAGCCGCCGTCCAGGAGTACTTCTTCGTTCCCGACCTGCCGGGAGCGCCTGTGCAGATGCGGATCCTCGAAGGGGAGATAACCGTATTCGAGCTCGAGCAGACGGCACGCTTGCGGCCCGAAGGACATTCGACTGCTACCGTCGACACGCCAGTGGACCGATGAAGCTCAAGCACGCACTTTCCTGCATGATCGCCGCCCTCGCGCTGATCCCGGGAGTTGCGGTGGCTTCTGAAGAACCGGCGAATGAGGACCCCAAGCTCGTGCTGGTGCTGTCCGGAGGCGGCGCTCGCGGCATCGCCCACATCGGAGTCATCAGGGTCCTCGAGGAGCTGCACATCGCCCCAGACCTGATCGTCGGCACCAGCATGGGATCGATCATCGGCGGTCTCTACGCGGCCGGATGGTCGCCGGACGAGATGGAGGAGATTGTCCGGGCGATCGACTGGGAGCAGATCTTTACCGATCGCGTCGAGCGCAAACATCGGTCTTTTCGACGCAAGCAGGACGATAGACCGGTCATGATCCAAGGGAGGATTCACTTCGATGGTTTCAAACCGGTTTTGCCATCTGGAGTCATCGACGGTCAGCGACTCGAGGCTGCACTACGGTCCATCGAAGCACTCTCCGTCCAAGCGACCGATTTCGACAACCTGCCGATCCCCTACCGCGCGGTCGCTGCAGACATTTTCAGCGGCGAGGCGGTGGTGATCTCGTCGGGCAGCCTGGCCACAGCGATACGGGCCAGCATGTCGGTGCCCGGAGTTCTGCCGCCGGTCGAGATCGCCGACCGGAAGCTGGTGGACGGCGGCATTACCGCAAACCTGCCGATCGGGATCGCTCAGGACCTCGGAGCCAAACGGATCATCGCGGTCGACATCTCGAGTCCGTTGCTCGACGAAGAAGGCGAGCGCTTGGGATCGTTCATGAGCATCTATAACCACCTCAACAGCCTCCTGACCGCCCGCAACCGCGAGCGTGATGTCGCGCTTCTTCAGCCCGACGACGCGCTCATCATTCCGGATCTCGGAGACATTTCATTCGTCAGCTTCGATCGAGTGCAGGAAGCGGTGGCGATTGGAGAGGAGGCCGCACGTCTGCAAATCGATGAACTTCGGCAATTCAGCGCAACCGATGCGCGTTGGTCAGAATTCGATGGACGGGAACGTGCGCGAGGTCTTGAATCGTTAGAAATCGACCGGATCCGCCTCGAGAACTCCAGCGGGGTCGATGACCGCCTGGTGCGCAAAGCGCTGACAATCCGGCCGCCGGAGATTTTCGATTGGAAGTCGCTGGGTTCCGATATTCTCGACCTTTACAATACCCGGTATTTTGGAGTCGTCGACTTCGGGATCAACGAAATCGAGGAGGATATGCACGAGCTCGTGCTCAGGACGCCGCCACCTCCCCAGGGGCGCGGTACCTTGCAGTTCGGAGTCGGCTTCCTCGACGATTTCGACGGTGGATCCACCTATCACGTCCAAACCCGGCATCAGTTCATTCCCGCCAATCGTCGCGGTGGCGAGTGGGAGACCACCTTGCAGCTCGGTACGGTTTTCGGAGCCAGAACGTCGTTTTATCAGCCGCTCGACTGGGGAATGAAGTGGTTCGTCGAACCGTCACTGACCTATGAACTCGGCACCCAAGAGATCTGGCTCTTAGGCCAGGCCCTTGCAGACTACAAGTTTCGTTCTGTCGACGCCAGGATTGCGGCAGGAAGGACATTGGGGAAGTGGGGAGAATTCCGGCTCTCGGTTTTCACGGGGGACAATCGCGGATCGCCACGCATTGGCCTGCCGGAATTCGATTCCGAAAGCGCCGGGCGCGGAGGAGGAGAGGCGAGATTCCGCGTCGACACCGAGGATTCGGTGGTCTTTCCGCGAGTCGGCGCTAATTTCGACCTCCGCTACAGTTTGTCATCAGAGTCGCTCGGCTCGGACACCGGATTCGAGCAGATCTGGGGTAAAGCGTCCTACGCGTGGAGCTTCGGCGAGAACACCATTGTCCCCTCGGTCGAGTACGGCGAAAACAGGAAACCGTTGGACAGCTTCTTCAACGTCTACTTCTTGGGAGGGCTGTTTCGTCTCTCGGGCCTCGGTAACAAGGAGCTTTTCGGCGACTCGATAGCCCTGGCGAGACTTGTGGGTTACCGAAGGATGTTTCAATTCGAGGCTGCTGGTCTGAAGTTCAAGATCTACGTCGGTTTGAGCCTCGAGGCGGGCAACGCCTACTTCGACGGCCAAGAGATCTCGTGGAACAGTATGCTCAAAGGCGGCAGCGTTTTCGTAGGAGGCGACACCTTCATCGGTCCGATTATCTTCGCCTATGGCCGCACCGAGGGGAATCGGGACCGCTTTTATCTGGCGATCGGAGACACTTTTTAGTCGCCGAGAACGAAATTGAGGGCTCTGCCCAGCTCCATTCGCGCGGCCCGCGGAAAGTCGTGCGGCGTTTCAGGCACCACCCGCAACCTGGTCTCGTATCCGGCCTCTTCGAAGTCAGTCGCCGCCTGGCGAACCTGCTTGAACAGGCGATCGAGAGAACCCACCATGAAGTAATACCGCGGGTCATCGTTGCCCGCTGGTGGAGGGAAGTCGATCTCCGGAACGTAGGGGCCGGCCATCGAAATCACGCCGACGAACCGGTCCGGGTAGCGGAGAGCCAGGGCCATCGCCATGAAACCGCCCTGAGAGAAGCCGGCAAGGATGACCCGGTCCTGGTCGAAGTCGTAACGCTCTTTCACGTACTCGACCGTCAGCTGAACGATGACACCTGCCTGGTCGACACTCCCCCAACCGCGCCCCGAGCCCACTCTCTGTGCTCCCGAAGGGACGGCCAGGATGGCACCGAATCTTCGCGCTGCCGGCCCCCAGACCGCCAGATACCGTGCGGCATGATCGCCATAGCCATGGAGGACGACAAGCAGAGGCCGCTTTCCACCCTCACCCCGGCTCTTCGGCACCACGATCAGCGGAGGCGTTGCCGCAGCCTCTTTTCGCAGGATCTCCTGGTGGTGGTCGAGATTTCGGGCGACTCGAAGTCGCACTCCGCGATATCCGGGAAGGTCACGAACGATGTCGAGATCAGCGTCGGATTCGAGTTGTGACAGCTGATAGAAACCGTTTGCGGCCGATCGTTCCAACCAGCGCAACGCCGATCGAGCATCGCCCGAGAGGGCGTAGACACATGCCAGGTTGTACTGCTCGACCGACCGTGGAACCAGATCGACCAGGTCGAGGCCGATTTCGATCGCCTCATCCCAATCCTCGAGGCGGTAGGCTTCGTCGAAGGCTCGTCGAAGCGCCTGAACCTCGACCGGCTCCTGAGCTGCCACCGACAGCGCGGTCAGAACCGTCACCGCAACCATAGATTGCCACCACCATCGATTCCGCGATCCTCGAGCGTCTCTCATGCTCTCTCCACCGAAAGCTTCCTCTGGAAGTACGGCAGCGACGCGCGTGCAGTTTCGGAATTCCCCGGCCGGGTCTCATGAGCGCCCGGCAGACGTGCCTCGGAAAATACGTCGAAGAGGCCAACCCTCACCACGCAATGCAGCTGAGGTTTTGCTTTTCAGCCATTCGGGCGGATAATGCGTCGCCATGAGTTGCGACTCCGGCTCTGAAACCGCCCAACCAACCACTCCAGCCCATGTTTGAGGCATTCGCAACGGCATTCTCGGGGGCGGTATCAGGTATCGCGGTCATTTTCTTCGTCATTGCCGGCTCCGGCATCATGGCTCGTCGAGGTTGGATCACGCAGACCCAGATCGACGGGCTTTCGGCCGCCGCGGTCAATCTCTTCCTACCGTGCCTGATATTCGGCAAGGTCGTCGAGCACTTCGATCCGGAATCCCAGCCCGGATGGTGGTCGCTTCCTCTCGCCGGCATCGTGATGGCCCTGATCGGAACCGGCCTCGGGGCATTACTCTTCCGGGGCCAGCTTCCAAACAAATCGGACATGCTTCCGTTGGCCGGCATGCAGAATGCCGGCTACCTGGTATTGCCCGTTGGCCTCGCGCTCTATCCCGAGAGTTTCGATACGTTCGCGGTCTACGTATTCCTCTTCATCCTCGGTTTCAACCCAATCCTGTGGAGTCTGGGCAAGATCCTGGTAACCGGTGGCACCAACCAAAAGCCGAGGTTGCGCGACCTCGTCAGTCCCCCTCTGCTGGCAAACGTCATCGGTATCGGTGCCGCACTCGGCGGAGCCAGCCGCATTCTTCCGAAGCCCGCACTGGACGCCGTGAACCTGATCGGCAGCGCCGCTATTCCGGTCGCAATGGTTGTCCTCGGTGCGGTGCTGGGAGGCATTTCGGTCCGTATCAGGGCCCACCTCGGCGACGCCCTGCGCTCGATGGCTGTGAAGTACGTTGCTCTGCCGTTGATCGTAGTGCTGGTACTGTACGCAACGCGGCTTTACCTGGCCAATCCCCTGCTCGCCGAGTTCTTCGTCATCGAAGCCGCTGCAGCTCCGGCGGTCGCCCTGGTGCTCCAGGTACGCGTCTACGGTGGTAACGAGCAACGCGTCGGAACGGTGATGTTCCTCTCCTACATCGCCTGTACGATCGCACTGCCGGCCTGGGTGGCCATCTGGAGGCTCATCGCCCCTTGAGACGCCGCCGCGAACCGAAAAAGGGGCCGGGGCGGAGCGAACACCGCCCCCGGCCTCGGTTCCAAATCACGGGGACTCGGTCGCATCTCCCATTTCACCGGCGTCTTCGTCGACCGGCATGGCCGCCGCCGCCGCAATGACCGGCTTGTCGGCGATGCCTGCCTCTTCAGTCGGTTCGAGCTCTTCGGTGTCGGCCGCCGGTGCCGGCTCCGGCCATCCCATCGCAGTGCGGAACTCGCGCAGCTTGGATTGAATCTGTCGGGCATTCCTCGGTCCCACGCGGAGCAGATGTTTCTGCGCTTCAGTGAGGTTTTCGAAACGATCATCGGCATACGCGTAGACGATCGCGCGCTGCTCGACCTCGACTTGGCCAATCGGCACCTCCACCTCGAGGAGGTGGTCTATCGCCTCACGCATCCGCATGTCGAATGCGTGATCTGCCCAGCCGACCTCGTGATAGATGGCATCCAGGCGAGGCGAGAACCTCCTGTAGACATACACCATCTCCTCCGAATCGAGAGACGCGAATACGTCACCCACGAGGTCGTAGCGGCGGTAGGTTCCCGGGGCGACAACCAATATTCCCTCGTCCTCGCGGACGATGAACGGCCGGCTGGGGCGGAGGAACTCCACCTGATCGGACGGACTGTATCCACCCGCGACCGCATCAACCGCCAGCACGAATCGACGCAGCAGCCGGTCATTGGCGAGATACGAAGCAAGTACCGGGTGCGCCGACACGTGCATCATTGCCGCCCGGAATGGCCCGTCGTCATCCACATCTGGAGCTGGGGCCTCGACCGCTTGCGAGCCCTCGAACAGGGAGGTCTCCACAGTCGGCTCGGGCGGCCGTGGCACCTCAACCGTCGCCCGCTGCGGCGCATCGACGGTGATGCCGGATCCGAGCCACATCAGAGCCGCGGCCAGGGCCACGGCAGAAACAACACACGCGCCCACTACTGCAAAGGTCCTGTCGTCCTTTTTCATGGGGACCTCCTTTCATGATCAAGCGTAGGAACACGATGCGCTGACCTGGAGGCACAAATGGGGCATTCTTCAGGTAAACCGAGGCGGCCGTATGGCTGTCAGCCTTCAGCTCTCAGCTCAGCCTCATGCAAAATCATCGGCCAATCCGCTGTAGGCGGGTCATTCATGGCCCGCCAACGGGGGCCGAAACGGTCGTTGGCGCGCCCTCGAGGACCCGCCTACAATAATTTCTGCTATCGAGAAGGAGATCGCACATCTTCGTCCTCAGACGGATCTCCGCGGGTTTTTGCAGGAGGCTGAGCTGATTGCCGATAGCTTTCGTTTACTGGACCGAGAAGCTCACCGTCACCAGGTAATACACCGCCACCGGCTCGCCTTCGAGGGTCGCCGGTTTGAACCGCCACGACGAGACCGCCTCCACCGCCGCTTCGGTGAGCCCGGAAGGCAGTCCCTTGAGCACTCTGATGTCGGTGACGTTGCCAAGCGTGTCGATGATGGTCTGCAAAATCACGACCCCTTGCACCCGTGCGTGTCTGGCCTCCTCCGGGTAGTGCGGATCCGGAGAGTAAACACGGACCGGTGCCAGGACGTTTCCGGCGATCTGCATCGGCCCGATGCCAGGGCCGGCGGGGCCTTCCGGCACAACCACCGAGTCGCCGATCTCGGGGAAATCCAGCTCGGACACATCCACCGCCTGGTCCTCCGCAACCAGCGGTTCCGGGTCCTCCGGGGTCGGATCCGGCACCGGTACGATTCGGGCCTTCGGTTTGACCACTGTCCTGCGGACCTTCGGTTTCGGTGGAGGCTGGAATTTCACCGACTGAAGCCTGTACACCTTCGGCGTGCTGCCGACCTTGAGAATCCTCTCTTCGTAATAGGATGGAAAGACGATGATGAACAAGAGCGCGTGGAGGGCTATCGCGGCCGCGAGTCCGAGGCTTGCGGCTCGGCGGCGGGCCGGCGCTTCTTCCTCCTGCAGACGCAGCACGGCCGGGTCGAGCGCATTATACGGTCGATTCCAGCGTCTCTCTCGTGCTCGCGCAATCCTGCTTTCACCGATTCGCATTATTCTCCCGTGCCGATCGACCCGACCGAACTCACAACATAGCTACGTTCAGGACTCTGGCTTGGTTACCCTTCGGTTTCCCCGCCGCCGTTCGAATGCCCGGAGCTCTCGACGATCGGCAATTCCGGAAGGGGAAACCACCGGAGACGCTCGAGCTCTTCCGGCAACTCGGCGGATTGTCCGTCGCGACCGAACTCTGTCTCGGCTCGCGCGATGATCCTACGCGCCTCTTCCAGATAACGAGGAAGTGCGCTCTCCGGCTCGGTGAGATGGCGGT
Encoded here:
- a CDS encoding DUF3014 domain-containing protein; translation: MKKDDRTFAVVGACVVSAVALAAALMWLGSGITVDAPQRATVEVPRPPEPTVETSLFEGSQAVEAPAPDVDDDGPFRAAMMHVSAHPVLASYLANDRLLRRFVLAVDAVAGGYSPSDQVEFLRPSRPFIVREDEGILVVAPGTYRRYDLVGDVFASLDSEEMVYVYRRFSPRLDAIYHEVGWADHAFDMRMREAIDHLLEVEVPIGQVEVEQRAIVYAYADDRFENLTEAQKHLLRVGPRNARQIQSKLREFRTAMGWPEPAPAADTEELEPTEEAGIADKPVIAAAAAMPVDEDAGEMGDATESP
- a CDS encoding alpha/beta fold hydrolase, translated to MRDARGSRNRWWWQSMVAVTVLTALSVAAQEPVEVQALRRAFDEAYRLEDWDEAIEIGLDLVDLVPRSVEQYNLACVYALSGDARSALRWLERSAANGFYQLSQLESDADLDIVRDLPGYRGVRLRVARNLDHHQEILRKEAAATPPLIVVPKSRGEGGKRPLLVVLHGYGDHAARYLAVWGPAARRFGAILAVPSGAQRVGSGRGWGSVDQAGVIVQLTVEYVKERYDFDQDRVILAGFSQGGFMAMALALRYPDRFVGVISMAGPYVPEIDFPPPAGNDDPRYYFMVGSLDRLFKQVRQAATDFEEAGYETRLRVVPETPHDFPRAARMELGRALNFVLGD
- a CDS encoding AEC family transporter, translating into MFEAFATAFSGAVSGIAVIFFVIAGSGIMARRGWITQTQIDGLSAAAVNLFLPCLIFGKVVEHFDPESQPGWWSLPLAGIVMALIGTGLGALLFRGQLPNKSDMLPLAGMQNAGYLVLPVGLALYPESFDTFAVYVFLFILGFNPILWSLGKILVTGGTNQKPRLRDLVSPPLLANVIGIGAALGGASRILPKPALDAVNLIGSAAIPVAMVVLGAVLGGISVRIRAHLGDALRSMAVKYVALPLIVVLVLYATRLYLANPLLAEFFVIEAAAAPAVALVLQVRVYGGNEQRVGTVMFLSYIACTIALPAWVAIWRLIAP
- a CDS encoding TonB family protein; protein product: MRIGESRIARARERRWNRPYNALDPAVLRLQEEEAPARRRAASLGLAAAIALHALLFIIVFPSYYEERILKVGSTPKVYRLQSVKFQPPPKPKVRRTVVKPKARIVPVPDPTPEDPEPLVAEDQAVDVSELDFPEIGDSVVVPEGPAGPGIGPMQIAGNVLAPVRVYSPDPHYPEEARHARVQGVVILQTIIDTLGNVTDIRVLKGLPSGLTEAAVEAVSSWRFKPATLEGEPVAVYYLVTVSFSVQ
- a CDS encoding patatin-like phospholipase family protein, with the protein product MKLKHALSCMIAALALIPGVAVASEEPANEDPKLVLVLSGGGARGIAHIGVIRVLEELHIAPDLIVGTSMGSIIGGLYAAGWSPDEMEEIVRAIDWEQIFTDRVERKHRSFRRKQDDRPVMIQGRIHFDGFKPVLPSGVIDGQRLEAALRSIEALSVQATDFDNLPIPYRAVAADIFSGEAVVISSGSLATAIRASMSVPGVLPPVEIADRKLVDGGITANLPIGIAQDLGAKRIIAVDISSPLLDEEGERLGSFMSIYNHLNSLLTARNRERDVALLQPDDALIIPDLGDISFVSFDRVQEAVAIGEEAARLQIDELRQFSATDARWSEFDGRERARGLESLEIDRIRLENSSGVDDRLVRKALTIRPPEIFDWKSLGSDILDLYNTRYFGVVDFGINEIEEDMHELVLRTPPPPQGRGTLQFGVGFLDDFDGGSTYHVQTRHQFIPANRRGGEWETTLQLGTVFGARTSFYQPLDWGMKWFVEPSLTYELGTQEIWLLGQALADYKFRSVDARIAAGRTLGKWGEFRLSVFTGDNRGSPRIGLPEFDSESAGRGGGEARFRVDTEDSVVFPRVGANFDLRYSLSSESLGSDTGFEQIWGKASYAWSFGENTIVPSVEYGENRKPLDSFFNVYFLGGLFRLSGLGNKELFGDSIALARLVGYRRMFQFEAAGLKFKIYVGLSLEAGNAYFDGQEISWNSMLKGGSVFVGGDTFIGPIIFAYGRTEGNRDRFYLAIGDTF
- a CDS encoding SIMPL domain-containing protein (The SIMPL domain is named for its presence in mouse protein SIMPL (signalling molecule that associates with mouse pelle-like kinase). Bacterial member BP26, from Brucella, was shown to assemble into a channel-like structure, while YggE from E. coli has been associated with resistance to oxidative stress.); translation: MGERNLVIAGLLIAVGLALGGYFIGNGLLTARSADRYVTVKGLAEREVAANLVIWPITFTVTADDLGTLQRRTDDGAAKIRAFLAEDFEEEEISVSAARVTDREAQGMMRQGPMERYVAESAVIVRTPRIDEVRSAMERTGELVKQGVALIRSYENNTEYLYTSLDEIKPEMIQEATKDARRAAQQFAEDSGSRVGSIRNAQQGYFSITDRDAFSPQFKKIRVVTTVQYFLEDD